The window GCGTCCTTTGCCATCTTCATCGGCGGATCAATCTACCGGATATGGTCCATGATACAGCTGGCCAAGCAGAAAGAAGCGGCATTCATCAGCTACATGAGCCTGCCGCATGCCCTGCGCTCCATTCTCAGGTGGCTTACCCCCTTTGCAACCTTGGGCTGGAAGGAGAATCCGGCACTCACTACGGCAACGTTCCTGTTCCATGCATGCCTTTTCACGCTGGTGCTCTTTACACCAGCCCATGAAGTGCTGTGGGACTATGCTTTCGGCATCAGCTTCCCTGCCCTGCCGCAGACAGCCTCTGATGTGTTGACCCTTATCGTCATCGGCGCATGCTGTTTCTTCGTGCACCGCAGACTCACCAACGCACAGGTCCGCTATGTCTCCACCGGCAAGGACTGGCTGGCCCTCGGCATTGCCACGGCTCCTTTTGTTACCGGCTTCCTCGCTTCGCAGCAGTTCGGCAATGGACAGATCATGACCTTGCTGCATGTGCTGAGTGGTGAAGCCATGCTGATAGCCATTCCCTTCACCCGCCTCTCGCATGCCCTGTTCCAGCCGCTCACCCGCGCCTATATCGCGTCGGAATTCGGTGCGGTTCGCCACGTACAGGACTGGTAGCAGCACAACAGGAGGTATGAAATGTCCATTCTGGATAGAAAGATAGAGGATACCGAGCTTAACCGCGCTACCGCCTCGCTCACCCCGGACCGCATTGAACAGGTCATAAACAGCGTTCTGCAAGGTGAAACCGGTGCGCGGCTCAAGGCGTACAGCGAAACCTGCATGCGATGCGGCATGTGCGCACAGGCCTGCCATTACTGCATCTCGCATGATATGGAGCCCAGCTATTCGCCGGTAGGCAAGGTGGAACAGACCATGGGGCTCATATTGCGAAAGCATGGCCGCCTTACTCCCGACGAGGTGTACGGCATGGCCCAGCTGGCCTATACGGAGTGCAACCTCTGCCGCCGCTGCGTGCATTACTGCCCCATCGGCGTGGACACGGGCTATATCATCAGCACCGTGCGCCGCATCTGCCACAAGCTGGGCGTCACCCCCATGTATATTCAGGATACTGCGCACAGCCACTCCGGCACCATGAACCAGATGTGGGTCAAGGAAGACGAGTGGGTAGACAGCCTGATGTGGCAGGAAGACGAAGCCCGTGACGAGTTCCCCGGCCTGCGGATTCCCATGGATGTGGAAGGCGCGGACATACTCTATTCGGTCATCGCACCGGAACCCAAGTTCCGCACCCAGCTCATCTATCAGGCCGCAGCCATTCTCAACCATGTGGGGGCGGACTGGACCATGCCCTCCACGCCGGGTTGGGACAACAGTGACATGTGCATGTTCACGGGCGACTTCGAGATGATGGGCAGGCTCAAGCGTTGCCACTTTGAAGCGGCGCAGAAGCTGAAGGTCAGACGCATTGTCATGGGCGAATGCGGGCACGCCTTCCGCTCGGTTTACGACGTCGGCAACCGCTGGCTAGGCTGGAAGAACCACCCCGTTCCCGTAGTACACTCCGTGGAATACTTCTGGGAGCTGTTCAACGAAGGCAAGATCCGCCTGACAAGGCAATTTGAGGAACCGGTCACCATTCACGACCCCTGCAACATCATCCGCGGTCGCGGCCTCATGGACAAACTGCGCGAGGTCACCCGCCATCTGTGCAAGGAAGTTGTAGAGATGTCACCCAACCGCGAGCACAACTTCTGTTGTGCAGCAGGCGGCGGTGTCATCAACTGCGGACCGCCCTTCAAGAGCGTGCGCCTTGAAGGCAACAGGATCAAGGCAGACCAACTTCGTGACACGGGCGTCAAGGTTGTGGTGGCCCCCTGCCACAACTGCCACGGCGGGCTTGAAGACATCATCCATCATTATCAACTCGGCATTCACACCAAGTTCCTCGGCGACCTGATCTATGAACTGATGGAAAAGCCGGAACCGGAATAGCGTAAAGGAGACCACCATGAACAAGCGTGTACGCAACATACTTGCCCTGCTGGCTTCCCTGCTGCTTCTGGTGCTCGGCCTCAGTCTCGCACCTGTATCGGCGCAGGAGGAAATGAAGCAGCTGCGACCGGATGCGTTGCAGCCGGCCACACGTCCGGCAGCGGTGTTCAACCATGATGAACACAACGCCAAGGCGAATCTGGAAGACAATTGCATCGCCTGCCACCACAGCGGAGCCGACGGCAAGCTCGTGGCCGAAGAATCCTCGGAAGGCACGGCATGTGCGGACTGCCACAGTGCGAAGGGTAGCAGCAAGGAAACACCGCTTCGGCGGGCATACCACCGGCAGTGCATGAACTGCCACAAGGCAAACAACGGCGGCCCCACGCATTGCAGCGGGTGCCACGACAATCGTCATCCCTGATGACCCTGACGGCAGGAAAGGCATATGGATACGGTAACACTCACCAGAGACGGCAGATTGCTGAGCGGACAGCCTGAGCACCATGCCGGAGACATTCGGGAGCACAGGCAGGAGGCCTCTGACATCCTCCCTTGTCTGGGAAGCCGTGTGCAGTTGGAAGAAGGCTTCACCCTAAGGTCATTCTTTACGCTGACCGAGCGTTATCCCGACCTCAGACGCATGAGTCAGTTTCTCATCGCAGCCGCATCCGAAGCAAACAACTGCCCGTCAAACGGATGTACCACACCGGACTTCACGGAACTGGTCTTTGCTAAAACCGTGGAACTTACCGGAGCCCCGGGAGAACCTGTCATGAACGTATTCACGACTTTCCGCGGCATGCTCCCAGACGAGGGCATGGCCCCCAGAAGCGGCGAAATACGCTTTCACAGTCTGAACATGCTCCTCGACATGCCCATCCGGCTCGGCCGACTGCGCCATGTGGTCTTCGGCGACCGGACCAGCATGCTGGAGTGCGACACCACGTTCTCCCTATTCGAAATAATTGAAGGAATCGCATGGGAACTGGGTTTTCAGGGCGGTTCTCAACAATGCAGCCTCAGGAGGTAGCGTATGTTTAAGAAGATTCTGTTCGCTACATCGGCTTCCCCGGCTTGTGACAACGCCGCCAAGGTCGCCTTTGACCTCGCAAAGCGCAACGGCGCGAAGTTGTATCTGTTCCACGTGCTCGGCGTTCCCAGCAGGGGCTTCAGCACTACGGTACGCGACCTGCGTTCCGGTGAAGACGAAGCCGTGGATGGTGATTACAGGGCATGGGTTGAAGAAGAAGTCCGCACCACCTACGCGGAACAATTCGAAGAATATGGCGACAAAACTACCATGCAATTGGCCGTGGGTGTTCCGGCAACGGAAATCCTGCGCTTCGCCCGCAAGGAAGATGTGGACCTCATCGTCATGGGGGCTAACACCCGCGACGACGACCCCGAATCAGCCCGAGCACGTTCCATCGTAGGACGCACCATGGAAAAGGTGGCCCGCCTCGCCAAGTCGCCGGTGCTCATCGTCAACCGTCCCTGCACCACCTGCTGGAACCTCTTCTCCAACATCGTGTATTGCACGGACTTCTCCAAGGCAGCCGACCAGGCTTTCAAGTTCGCCAACAGCACGGCGCAGACCATCGGCGCCAAGCTCTATATCTTCCATGCCTTCGATATCACGAGCGCAAAGCTCGGCGTTTTCCCGGGACAGGCAGACATAGAGCGGCACATTGAACGCGCCCACGAAAAGATCAAGGAACGCTACATCTCCCAGCTGGGCGACTACGACAACTATGCTGTGGAAATATGGGAAGGAACGCCCTATGTTGAAATCCTGAAGTTCGCTCGGGAAAAGAAGGCCGACCTGATCATCATGGCCCATCACACCAAGGAAGTGGAACCGGAAGAGGCCTCCATAGGCTCAACGGTGGAACAGGTGGTGGTTCGTTCCGCCTGTCCCGTAGCCAGTGTAGCGCGCGCATAGCGCCCGGAACACCTCAACCTCGGAGGTGCTCATGGGTGGGCCTTGTATTCTGGTGGTGGACGATGAACTCAGCTTCAGGCTCTTTCTGAAGACCCTCTTCGAAACGGGCGGTTATCAGGTAATAGCCGCCCGCAACGGAAAGGAAGGGTTGGAAAAGGCCCGCACCAAGCGCCCGGCGTGCATCGTGCTTGATGTGATGATGCCGGAACGCGGAGGACTTGAGATGTACAAGGGGTTGAAAACAACCTCTGAACTGCGGGACATTCCCGTGGTGATGCTCTCTGCGGTGGCAGCCAAGGGATTCGCCCACGCACTGAAGATGATAGGATTGGCAGCGGGAGAGCTTCCCCCTCCCGAAGCGTATGTGGAGAAGCCCCCGAGACCGGGGCCGCTGCTGGAAGTAGTTCGCGGATTGGTGGACCAGCCTCTGCCCCCGCACGATACCAAAACAGGCTAAGGAAACCTCAGGGAGTGTAGCAATGCCGCACAAGATCCTTGTCATAGACGACGATCCATACATCGTTAAATACCTCGTGGATATCCTGAGCGACAACGGATACGCCACATGCTCCGCCTCGGACGGGGCGGAAGGACTGGAGCTTCTGAAAAAGGAAAAGCCGGACCTCGTTACCCTGGACCTTGAAATGCCCAACGAATGGGGCCCGCGCTTCTACCGCAAGATGACCAAGGAACCAGAGTTCAAGGAAATGCCGGTTATCGTCATAAGCGGCCTTTCGGGAATTCATCTGGCCATCCGCAACGCGGTTGCCTCGTTGAAGAAACCCTTTGATCCCAACCAGCTGCTCGAAATCATAAGAGAGACTTTGAACAGCAAGGACAGCACGGGAAAGGTGCCCCTGAAGGACGATTAGACTCCGGCGCAGCCTGAACCGCCATAAACGGCTCATGTACCAATCGGGCGCCGCTACAAGCGGCGCCCGACTCCTCCCCTTGCCCATTCCCCACAAACGGGGTATGGAATCAACTAGCTGTACTCGCAGAACTTTTCTCCTCAGCCATTCCAACTCGCGCACAGGGGGTTCCATGCAGCATGTCGTACTGCTTGTCGATGACGAAGAGGGTATCCGCACTGTCCTTGGACTTTCCTTGGCAGACATGGGATATCGCGTACACACCGCCGCAAATGGCGAAGAGGCCCTGCGCGTCTTCGAAGAAGTACGCCCCCACATTGTCCTGACCGACATCAAGATGCCCGGACTCTCGGGCATAGACCTGCTGGAACGCATCAAAAAGACATCGCCGGAAACCGAGGTGATAATGATCACCGGCCATGGCGACATGAACCTTGCCATCCAGAGCATCAAGAAAGACGCTACCGACTTCATCACCAAGCCCATCAATGACGATGTGCTTGAGATAGCCCTCAAGCGCGCGCATGAACGCATAACCATGCGCGCCAGCCTGAACCGGCACACCGAAAACCTTGAACAAATGGTTGAAGAACAGGCTGCGCGGCTCATCGAACAGGAACGGCAGCTTGCCGCCCTGCAGGTGGCGGAGGGCTTTGCGGACGGCATGCGCGCCCTGTGCAATTCCATCGACGGCGCAGAGGGCATGTTCAACCAGCTCCCCTGTTTTGTTGCCGTACATAACGCCAAGATGGAAATCATCGCCTCAAACCCACTGTACAAGGAACGCCTTGCTTCCGGCATCGGCGCCCGGAGTTGGGACGTATATCCCTACTGCAAAGGCGGCGGCGACGAAGCCTGCCCCGTACGCAAGGTCATTGAAACGGGAGAGGGGCAGCGGTGTCAGGAGTTCGTACGCGACAAGGATGGGCAGGATATTCCCGTCATCGTGAACGCAGCCCCCATTCTGGACAACAATGGCGAAATAGAACTGGTGCTGGAAATCGCTGCAGACATCACGGAAGTGAAACGACTGCAGGAAGAACTGCGCCTGTCACGCCACCGGTATCAGCAACTTTTCGAGGAATCGCCCTGCTACATCAGCGTGCAGAACCGCGACCTCAAGATCGTGGCCAGCAACCGCCTGTTCCGAGACGATTTTGATGAGACAGCCGGTTGTTTCTGCTATGAGGTTTATGCCCACAGAACCACCCCCTGCGCCGGATGCCCCGTCATAAAGACCTTTGAGGACGGACAGCCGCACCAGTTCGAAACCGTGGTCACTTCACGCCGGGGCGAACAGCGCAACGTGCTGGTCTGGACCGCCCCCATCCGCGACGCCAACGGCCAGATCAGAGAAGTCATGGAAATGTCAACGGACATCACGCAGCTCCGCACCCTGCAAGACAGACTCTCCAACCTCGGCCTGCTCCTCGGCTCCACTGCCCACGGCATCAAGGGCCTGCTCACCGCACTTGACGGGGGCGTCTACCGTCTCGGCTCCGGCATAGACAAGAGCAACCCGGAACGCATCAAGGACAGCTATCAGGATATCCGCCTCCTTGTGGAACGCCTGCGTAAGATGGTGCTCGACATCCTCTACTACGCCAAGAAACGCGCCCTGCAGTGGGAAGTGGTCATGGCCTCGCGCCTTGCCGAAGATGTGGCTGCACTTGTAGAGCCCAAGGCAAAGGAAGCGGGCGTGGATTTCTCGCTGGAGGTGGCTGCGGATGCCGGCACCTTTGAAGCGGACGCCGGAGCCTTTTCCGCCGCCATGGTGAATATTCTGGAGAACGCTGTGGATGCCTGCACCGCCTCGCGCAGACGCGAACCGCACTTTGTCCGGTTTGCCGTCCATGGCACCGCGAGCGAGGTGGAATTCACTATCCGGGACAATGGCGTGGGCATGGATCGCGAAACCCGCGACAAGCTCTTTACCCTCTTTTTCTCCTCCAAGGGCTCTTCAGGGACAGGCATCGGCCTTTTCGTGGCCAATCAGGTGGTGCAGCAGCACGGAGGCAGGATTATCGTGGCTTCCGAGACAGGCAAGGGCAGCACCTTTACCATCACCATGCCCAGACGCCTTTCTGAAGATGCCAAACAAAGCACGGAACCGGCGGGGATCGAGCTCATGCCGAACGCCTAGCCGATCAGGAACATACCAGCCCCATGAAACAGGAACAGGGCGGAAGCTGCACGCTTCCGCCCTGCTTTTCTTATCAGAACCAGACTGACATTTATTTCGGTTTAAGCGGCAGGCGCAACGTGGCACGCACCCCGCCCTGAATACCGTTTTCCAGCACCAGCTCTCCCCCCATCTCACGTGCGGCTTTACGGGTAGCCATAAGCCCGAAGCCTGTGCCTCTGGCCTTGGTGGTAAACATGCCGTCATCGATGCTCGCGAACACCTCGTCGGAAAGCCCGCGCCCGTTGTCTTCAACAACATAACACACCTGCCCGCCGTTACATTCCGTATGCAGAATCACCCTGCCGTCACCATGGTCTATGCGTCCGGCCTGAATGGCTTCCTCAACGGCTTCCACGGCGTTGGTGGCAAGGTTCATGATGCAGGCATGAATGGCTTCAGGGTCAAGCATGGCCTCAGGCTGCGGGGCTGATGCATGCATGAGTGTACCGCCCGCTTCACGAATACGCGAAGCCAGAAGTTCCGCCACCTCGCGTACCGGCTGATCAGGATCGATAGGTTCAGGACGAATCTCCATGGGACGGGAAAGCTGCAGCATGTTCATGGTCAGATCGCGCACGCGGGTGACATCCCGCTTCACCATGCCCCATCCTTGTTCAAGATATTCGCGCTTGTTAAGCTCCAGTCCTTTTTCAAGAACAAAAAGCGCGCCTTCAAGACCACCGGCAATATTCTTGATGGCATGCGCCATACCCGCAACGGTCTCCCCCATGGCCGCAAGGCGCTCGGCCTGCAGCAATTCACGAGTCCTTTGTTCAACCATCTTCTCGAGATTCTCTGTATACCTGCGCACAGTCTCGCGCAGTACGACCCGCTCAACGGAACGACGCAGGGCGAACTCCAGCAGATCCGGATTGATCGGCTTGGTCAGAAAGTCCGTGGCGCCCAGCCGCAGACTCTCTATGGCCAATCCCATATCCGCATGCCCAGTGCTCATTATCACTTCCGTATCCGGCCACTGCTTCTTGATCTGGCGCAGCAGCTGTACTCCATCCATCCCTGGCATGCGAATATCCGTAATCACAACCGGAATGGCCTGTGCGGACAAGAGGTTCAACGCCTCCTCAGCCGATTGTGCAGGAAGCACGCAGTAGCCCATATCCGCAATCAAAGCGCTCAGCACCTTCAGGATGCCTGCCTCGTCGTCAATGAGCAGCACTTCCGGCAACACATCAGACTCGCAACCGTTATGAACGTTATTCAAACTCGTGGACATATATCCTCTCGGTCTTCTGCGACACGGTTTCGACCCGGATCCCCCCTTGAACCACACCAAGGAACTGCATCATTCTACAGCAAACTGGTTGCCGGAGGAGTCTCTCCGCCCTCTTCCGAGGCTGCTTCTACGTCACTCCCATCCTTGCCGCACGCGCTTCCAGCGCGTTCCGTGCCGCCCGATGCGCCCCCTGTGGACGACGGAAACTTCAAGGTAAAGCGGGCACCGGAACCTTGGGTATTCTCAGCCTGAATACTGCCTCCAAAATCCCTTACCAAACCGTAGCTGATGGACAGCCCCAGCCCCGTGCCCTTGCCGACCTTCTTTGTGGTGAAAAAGGGTTCAAAAATCTTGTTTTGCAAAGACTTGGGAATGCCTGTTCCCGTATCTTCAATCATCACTTCAACTTCTCTGCCCCTGCTCTTGGTCGTCAGGGTGATGCGACGGGGCGCGTGGGGATTGGAACCACTGC is drawn from Desulfovibrio mangrovi and contains these coding sequences:
- the tmcA gene encoding acidic tetraheme cytochrome c3 TmcA, translated to MNKRVRNILALLASLLLLVLGLSLAPVSAQEEMKQLRPDALQPATRPAAVFNHDEHNAKANLEDNCIACHHSGADGKLVAEESSEGTACADCHSAKGSSKETPLRRAYHRQCMNCHKANNGGPTHCSGCHDNRHP
- the divK gene encoding DVU0259 family response regulator domain-containing protein, which produces MPHKILVIDDDPYIVKYLVDILSDNGYATCSASDGAEGLELLKKEKPDLVTLDLEMPNEWGPRFYRKMTKEPEFKEMPVIVISGLSGIHLAIRNAVASLKKPFDPNQLLEIIRETLNSKDSTGKVPLKDD
- the tmcB gene encoding electron transfer complex ferredoxin TmcB gives rise to the protein MSILDRKIEDTELNRATASLTPDRIEQVINSVLQGETGARLKAYSETCMRCGMCAQACHYCISHDMEPSYSPVGKVEQTMGLILRKHGRLTPDEVYGMAQLAYTECNLCRRCVHYCPIGVDTGYIISTVRRICHKLGVTPMYIQDTAHSHSGTMNQMWVKEDEWVDSLMWQEDEARDEFPGLRIPMDVEGADILYSVIAPEPKFRTQLIYQAAAILNHVGADWTMPSTPGWDNSDMCMFTGDFEMMGRLKRCHFEAAQKLKVRRIVMGECGHAFRSVYDVGNRWLGWKNHPVPVVHSVEYFWELFNEGKIRLTRQFEEPVTIHDPCNIIRGRGLMDKLREVTRHLCKEVVEMSPNREHNFCCAAGGGVINCGPPFKSVRLEGNRIKADQLRDTGVKVVVAPCHNCHGGLEDIIHHYQLGIHTKFLGDLIYELMEKPEPE
- a CDS encoding response regulator, with product MGGPCILVVDDELSFRLFLKTLFETGGYQVIAARNGKEGLEKARTKRPACIVLDVMMPERGGLEMYKGLKTTSELRDIPVVMLSAVAAKGFAHALKMIGLAAGELPPPEAYVEKPPRPGPLLEVVRGLVDQPLPPHDTKTG
- a CDS encoding sensor histidine kinase, whose translation is MSTSLNNVHNGCESDVLPEVLLIDDEAGILKVLSALIADMGYCVLPAQSAEEALNLLSAQAIPVVITDIRMPGMDGVQLLRQIKKQWPDTEVIMSTGHADMGLAIESLRLGATDFLTKPINPDLLEFALRRSVERVVLRETVRRYTENLEKMVEQRTRELLQAERLAAMGETVAGMAHAIKNIAGGLEGALFVLEKGLELNKREYLEQGWGMVKRDVTRVRDLTMNMLQLSRPMEIRPEPIDPDQPVREVAELLASRIREAGGTLMHASAPQPEAMLDPEAIHACIMNLATNAVEAVEEAIQAGRIDHGDGRVILHTECNGGQVCYVVEDNGRGLSDEVFASIDDGMFTTKARGTGFGLMATRKAAREMGGELVLENGIQGGVRATLRLPLKPK
- a CDS encoding response regulator — its product is MQHVVLLVDDEEGIRTVLGLSLADMGYRVHTAANGEEALRVFEEVRPHIVLTDIKMPGLSGIDLLERIKKTSPETEVIMITGHGDMNLAIQSIKKDATDFITKPINDDVLEIALKRAHERITMRASLNRHTENLEQMVEEQAARLIEQERQLAALQVAEGFADGMRALCNSIDGAEGMFNQLPCFVAVHNAKMEIIASNPLYKERLASGIGARSWDVYPYCKGGGDEACPVRKVIETGEGQRCQEFVRDKDGQDIPVIVNAAPILDNNGEIELVLEIAADITEVKRLQEELRLSRHRYQQLFEESPCYISVQNRDLKIVASNRLFRDDFDETAGCFCYEVYAHRTTPCAGCPVIKTFEDGQPHQFETVVTSRRGEQRNVLVWTAPIRDANGQIREVMEMSTDITQLRTLQDRLSNLGLLLGSTAHGIKGLLTALDGGVYRLGSGIDKSNPERIKDSYQDIRLLVERLRKMVLDILYYAKKRALQWEVVMASRLAEDVAALVEPKAKEAGVDFSLEVAADAGTFEADAGAFSAAMVNILENAVDACTASRRREPHFVRFAVHGTASEVEFTIRDNGVGMDRETRDKLFTLFFSSKGSSGTGIGLFVANQVVQQHGGRIIVASETGKGSTFTITMPRRLSEDAKQSTEPAGIELMPNA
- the tmcC gene encoding TmcC family electron transfer complex membrane anchor subunit; translated protein: MNTFYNFVTGPLAWASFAIFIGGSIYRIWSMIQLAKQKEAAFISYMSLPHALRSILRWLTPFATLGWKENPALTTATFLFHACLFTLVLFTPAHEVLWDYAFGISFPALPQTASDVLTLIVIGACCFFVHRRLTNAQVRYVSTGKDWLALGIATAPFVTGFLASQQFGNGQIMTLLHVLSGEAMLIAIPFTRLSHALFQPLTRAYIASEFGAVRHVQDW
- a CDS encoding universal stress protein; translated protein: MFKKILFATSASPACDNAAKVAFDLAKRNGAKLYLFHVLGVPSRGFSTTVRDLRSGEDEAVDGDYRAWVEEEVRTTYAEQFEEYGDKTTMQLAVGVPATEILRFARKEDVDLIVMGANTRDDDPESARARSIVGRTMEKVARLAKSPVLIVNRPCTTCWNLFSNIVYCTDFSKAADQAFKFANSTAQTIGAKLYIFHAFDITSAKLGVFPGQADIERHIERAHEKIKERYISQLGDYDNYAVEIWEGTPYVEILKFAREKKADLIIMAHHTKEVEPEEASIGSTVEQVVVRSACPVASVARA